The Aspergillus luchuensis IFO 4308 DNA, chromosome 6, nearly complete sequence genome segment TCTCCATTCATTAGGGAAAACCTGAACGGAAAGAAATCGTGCGATTCCATTCTTACAGTAATCCATGCATACGATGAGTCGGTACTGAACTGGTGGGTTTGTTAAGTATGGTTAGAGTTAGTTCTTCTTACTGTAGGGAGAATGGAGCCTGGCGCcatctccctttcttttttttaatttttactttttaatttttaatttttaatttttaattttttgcCTCTTGTCTTAAGAACTGCTGAAGTCTCAAAGACAGACCCAACATGCCGCCAGCCGATGGTGGGTTCCAGGAGACGGGATCATGGAACGTCACTAAAAAGGCGGATCGACCGAATGGGGGGACAAGCTGTTGAATTCGTTGGCTCTCCGAAGCCAGAAATGGGTCACCTGTGGAGGGGCAGGCAATTGGCGGTAATGAATAAGGCATGGCTTGACTCCGATTTTGAACTTTGTAAGGTACGGAAGATTCCGTATCTGAGTGCGAGACGGTGAACATCGGGTGTAAATCTGGAGGTGGTTTTTTTTGTTATGGTTGGGTGCTGTTGGGTCATCGCGTCAGTTAGGTTTTTGTTTATGCTTTGATGTGAACAGAGACGCGGAGGACATGGTCTTCTGCGGTAACAAGATTGAGTAGAATAACAATGTGTCGGAGTTGCGGTTAGTTGGAAAGTCGAGAGATCCATCAGGATCATGCCCCTCCATTTTCCCGAGACCGAGATTATTCCAGCCGAAATATTAGGGACGGTTTAAGGCCACGACGGTGTGTTGATATTACCCCACTAATTGAAGGTGAGGGTGATCGGGCTGCTGTGCTTGCGAGCCCAGTCACTCGGTCGTCTTACAGTCTTGCAGTGTGGCAGCAGTAAGCAAGACTGTAGCCACATTTAGCCTAATCGGTTCACAGTGCTCTTtgaccttttcttttatttcgtTTCCGGTTCCTCATGTTCTTATTGATTTTTTTGCTGGTTCGCGCGGGAATGTACTAGTCAATGCTTTCAGAATCAGAGGCTCAAGCTGGTGAGTTTACTAGTAGGAACCGTGTCACAATACGAGGTAGGTAACTATACGACGCGACCGAAAGGTGGCAAACTGGGTACTCACTCCGATGCTGCGTCATGAGATCTACCCCTTATACATATCTGCGCACTCCCTTTAGACGGTAGACTATTTTAGTAGTATAACAGACTAGCTAGGTCAGTTCTTTGTGTTAGGTTGCGAGCATTCATGTTTTGAATACGCGCTAATGATGGGGTTTATTGAAGATTGGCatgggaaagaaggctgTTAGGCGTTTGGCAGAAAAAGGTTTGTTTTGGCCGAATGTAATCCGAATGACAAGCTGCGACCAGTAAGCCAAACAACCAAAAGTAAAAGGAGGGAAACCCAAGGTTCTCTTCCGTAAGTTACCGTTCTTCGGACCACCGCGGATAAGTCAGCGGCTGTCCCTGAGGTGAACCATGATTAGTCGCAGATGAAGACCCAGGGAACAATTGccgttttgcttttttggctgtggggtgggaaagaaaatgTAAACAACCAAGATGATAACACGTAGTAAGGGTAGGTATTCTAcctgtactccgtactccgtcCTACCCCGTAGTAGCAACCAGCAAATGTATGTATCATGTATGTGCGCAACCATGTATGCAAGTTGGTGACAGGGGCCTCCCTGGGTGATGATCTAATCGTCCAGCTGCTCCGGTTTTTAGCGGGCGGGCCGGGTAGAAACTCGAACGGTGGCTCGCCCTTCAAGAGGGGAGAGACATGGCACTGGTCTAGCTATGATCATGACAGGTATGGAGCCCAGAAGTGGCTAGTAGGTGATTAATCTACACGACTGTTTGAGAGTGTGTAGAATTGCACCCAGCTCTAACTAAGtagataaatttataataaaaagaagaacgagGTCTGCCTTGGAGCCTGTTGAATGCTCCCCTCGCCTCGGGAATTTCTAGGACCAGCGTGTCCCgatatatttcttctccgccttttAGAAGCGCCCATCAGCTCCTTAATCCATGCAGAACTCTATTGAGTCCGTCTTGTGCATATTTGAGCGCACAGCATTGGCGTAGCAAGTCAAACCCTTGATTCCAATGACCAAGTGACACCCGAGCAAGGTGGAGGGTGCTCACCGTCTTCTGCTCCTGCGTGGGGCAccgtcgtcgtcgtagtagtagtcgttcaggtctcccttcccccctccctcctggGTCGCATCATGCATACCTCATTCCCGTTTGGCTTCATACTCCGAGTCAGGGCCTATTTGTCCTGTGCGCTTCCTGCCCTTTTTGACCACTTTCATCTGCCATCATCCAAATAAACAATAATGCTTGGCTTTTCATCGTCGTAGCATACCGTCCAGGGCACTCCTGTCGGACACCGTTGCAGGGACAAACTGACTTCTAGATCTGAGTCCGTCCCGTGGGTGAAGATAGGGGAATGGACACCCCCCTTGCCAATAATCAGGTGAATTAAGCCGAATCACAGGAGTAAGAAAAGGATGGGCACCAACAGACCGAAAGAATGAAGCCGAGAGGCTGTGAgtgagagtgtgtgtgttgaCAGCAAGCATGTCTCGAGTGTGTACACAAGTAAACTTCCGTGCTACCGCCTGGTTAAGTCATCCATCTAATCAGCCCTTGAGAGGGATAACTGAATTCTTTCCCCATCTGCTGTGGCTGGTTTGTCTGATTGCCGATTTCACTCTTGGTTTCAGTTTTGTCTTGCCAGAGTCCTATGAGTCGTCAGGAGTGTCCCATCGACTCACCGGCTGTGTGATAGGACAAGAGGACGACCTACGTATTTACTGTCGCCTCTCAggctcttccttcccctcaggCGGAAACATATAATCGGTTTCCCCTCAATttacaccatcatcaccactcagATTGATtgacctcctcccctttGGCCACGGGAGTCACTGCCCCTCGAAGTATTGGGCACCGATCATTTCACAATCAGCTCACCCATCTTTAAGCCTTCCCCCGAGGAGAAACCGTTCCCAATCGGACCCGTACACAattgaatactactactacttgtaaTCCACCGCCAACGGAAAGCGGTTGACgttgggtgtgtgtgtggttgAGCGCCTTTAATTATTCTCCAGTCCACCCATCCATGTGGCACTGAGGAAGACCGGAGCTGATTGCGGGCCCCAACAGATCGAAAAACCGACGGTACCCAGTCAGTTCCTTCAGTCCTCCAAGACTGCACCACAGCTGGTTGTAAGTGGGTTCTCATTTCTTCTTTAATTTGCGAATCTCATTTTAGCCCGTCCTGGTTCAGCTCCAGTTTGCGGCTCCACTTTATGCcctttttgttttctggTCTGTCACCAGCAGTCAGAGGCCGAAACTGAGATattgaagaaagcaaagaggagaagaaaaaaaagtgagaagaaaaagaaaaagaaattcaaattaaaaaaaaaaaaaaatgaagggaaattcttattactcttttccctttttgtCTTTTGCTTGCCCTTTTGGTTTTCGCTtcccttattttctttttaactCTTTTAAGGAggagtaaaaaagaaaaagaaggaaaaagaaaaaaagcagGACTGCCCAGACGAATTAGAAAGGCGATCTGTCAATTCAGGTGGCTTGTGTTAATTCATGCAAACCAGGATCCTGGTTCAGGGTTACAAGACCCAGTCCCCTCAGAAGGCGTGcaccaaaaagaaaaaataaataaaaagaaaataaaggaAACCCAGAGGAAAGCAAAAGCGAAACATCAGACGAGAGGAAGAAACCAAAGCAACGAAAACGCGGATCGCAAAGCAGTTCTTCATCTGGACGGTTCACTGGAGACATCTGAGATTGTGAGGTGCGCATTTTCAActatcatcagcatcatcattcccATCATCTGTAAGGAATTGCAGAGCAGCAAATCGCCCATATTCCCTAGCTACTGCTATTACTTTGCGCGCACCGGCTGTTCTATGGGCCCAATaaaccccctccctccaccaggaaagaagggaaaaagagaggggCAAGCAGACCTCTTCATCTGCCACACTCTTCAAGGCCTATCAGCCTCTGCTGGGTTGGCCGTTTGCTTGATAGTTCATTTTCCTTGTCATTTGCATTTCCATTGACTATTAGTTATTCCAtcctcccatcctctcctcctctttcttgctCATGACCCCCTAACtaaccttctcatcatttTGGTGTTCCCGCAAGACTCGATTCCGCCTTTTACCCATcagatccatccatcaatccactCCTGCCGACCTACCACTTACTACTCCCGGTAGTAGTGCCCTCCGGACTGACTCTGATCAAGTTAACTTTTCGCTCCTCCAAGAGTGACCGGACGGGAAGTCTGGTTTGGTCAACCTGCTATTTCTAGTTTAATCCCGTTCGAGGATCCATCGACTTTCCTTCCAGACGTCCGGCCGTCTTTTAGGGAACCCCTCCGAATCCCTCGaccctttttttattatccttttttttttccctctctgtcttttctttttttttcttattaagGAAAAAAGACACCCGCCAACAAAGCTCTACTACGGCGCTTCCCACCGTTCGATCGACCTGTTTTTGCACCGGGCGACCCGACAGCTTGGCTTAGCTACCTTAGCTAAGAaatactacctactactatctactcccCCATCACCGCACCCGacctatactactactacttgctTCCTTCCACTCAATCGGAAAGCGCCAGAACCAGTGCTAAAACCCGCCCGGcggtattattatcattatttatcACCACTACTTCGTCTTGCTACTAACTACCGACTAGTTAATTGTTCCATTCATCTTTGGGGCGACTCTAGGCACTTGTGTCTAAGTACGTATACATACcactcttttttcttttttttcttacctCCTCCCCTCTGCTCTCGATCCTTTTCTTTCGCTTTGActtatttgctttttattatcttacacTGcctattttcattttcatttacatttcttttctgttattttccttttttctccctctgtcATATACCCCGGGCTCGTTTTTCAAATTCTTGTTATTTTTGGTATCGGTATGATTTGATTCCTGGCTGTCACCCCCGATGACTCCGTTGACTTGCGTGGCGAGGTCATCTCGGGTTTTCTGGAAATCACTTGTGGTAtttgactactacttactaggaGTGGTTAGGACGGTACCTGCTGAATGACCGCTCCTTCAGTAGTAGGGTACCTGCTTACTGGGTTGATGGTTGACTGTggtgatactactactagtagtttgCCCAACTGCCGGCCAGCCAGGGTCGGTGTGTCCATCGCagacattgattgattaccTTTTAGTCGCGGCGCGGatctcttcttgtcctccacctccaccccccccccccctctcactctcactcactTCGCTCCCCTGTCAAGTTATACTTCCTGTCTGCTACTATTACTATCTTTTAGCCCTCGCACGCTATTGCATCTGCTTTTGTCTGATGATCATCCTTTGACTTATATTTTCTCATCTTATTATTGTTCTTATTACGAAACAGCGCCGTTGCCTTTCTCCAGTCATTTTTTAACACCTTTCCCCACCCATCACAGCTATTTTCAAGCTACTACTATTCATGACTtcctactagtactacttttGTTATTAACCGCTGCCACTCCTGTTCCGCTCCGctttccctcccacccccctcctccctccctcccctcgtTTGCTCCCCCTCAACTGGTTATTGTTTGTCTTGGTTTCGCTGATCGTTTGACCGTTGTCCTTCCCGACCGCCGCCTACTTAATCCATGTTTAGCTAACTATTGAAAAAAAGCTACCGGCTGCTTGCGTCAGGCTCCCTCGCTGATCGATTTTCTACCCCTCCTCGCGCGCCCATTGAATCTTGAATCGCGCCAGCCTTCCCATGCTTCGTCGGTTGCGCCCAGCACTGTAACCAGAATATTGCGGACTCTGAAACAAAGAACCACGGCTCGATAGCACCGACATTAGCTTTCTACCATTCTGTCCATTCCCCGAATCGGAAACTTTCTGCGTTCACACGTTCCACCCAATACTCTCCGGTCGCACAACTGAGTTTTTGATGCTTGTCTGGGACATCATGTCCTCCTGACTGTATGACTATCCCACTGAGTCGACTATCCACCGTGGATCCGCGGCAACCTGCAATTAGTGGCCATAACCGGGGCCTCTTGAACGCCGACGTCGTCCCGATCAACGACAAGCAGAAAGTCTTTCTTGCCGGTTCTGGCCCTCCGTCGCCAATGCATCGCGTACAACCTCTGGACGGATCGCATGGTCCGCCCAGTGCTCCAGCAGTCTACGAGCAGCCATGGCGCCCTCCATACTCGTCTTCTTATGACGGACATCCTGCGGACCAGCGTCGCACATCGAATGCTCCTCAGCCTGCGCTCCCACCCCACGGATACCCGATCAACCCAAACCGGGAGCTGCCGCAGCTCCCACCAGACGGTCCATATGCCCGACAGGGCAGCTTGCCTGGTCCGGTGCATACCCCCCCGGAAGCCCCCACTCCTCATCCCAGCTTTCGTCCTATGAACGGAACCCCCCATGAGGCCGCTCCCCATTCAGCACCCCCCGACTATCGCTCGCGGATGTCTTTCACCCCTCAGGAGCCTCACAGCAATGGGGACGCTCCGCTCCCCGCCCACACTTTACCCCCGACTCAGTATCCCACTCCGGTTCCGCATATGTCGTCGCATACTCCTACGCCGTACGACTCAGGTCTTTACGGAAACCAGGCTTACGGGATTCGCCAACAGCGAAAGGCCGCGCGAGCGCAACAGGTGAGTTGTCTTCTTGCAGCCATGTCAGCTGAGATAATATCGGGGAACCCTGGCTAACTCGTGATCTTTGGCTACCTTTGAAGGCCTGCGATCAGTGCCGAACGAGAAAGGCCAAATGCGATGAAGGCCGGCCTGCTTGTAGCCATTGCAAGGAGAACAACTTGATATGCGTTTATAAAGAAGTTCCCCCTCACAAGTCTGTGATCCGGCAACTGATACTGATGCCTCCTATCAATTCGATGGACATGTGCTGACGGCGTATCCAGGCAAGAAAAGGCAACACAGCTTCTTCTGGACCGTATCTCCCAGTTGGAAGACGGTCTCAACGAAAAGATCGAACGCATTAATGCCCTCCAGGTCGAGCACTCGAACCAACTTACTGCGCTGTATCCTCGGTTGAAAGAGGCTAAAGCGATAAGTACCAAGGAGACGACAGAGAAGCCGGCAATTCCTCGGATATCGAAGGCGGATATACCTGATATCTTACAAAAGACCGAAactaaagaagaagacatgaACGCGATTGTCGGACAGGAGCTCGAAAGAGCCGAAGGGGAAGTGATTCCGCAGGGCGAAGACGGTGATCTTTCAATTCCTGTCGAGCATACCACTGCAGCCCACAAGTTGCTTTCGTGGCCGTCTATCAAGGCTCTTCTTGAACCAAGAGAGTACGACGAAGATTATGTTAtgaagctggaagaggagcgagGATTGATCCTCGTTTACGGCCGCGGTGAGGGACACGATACTAGTGAAAGCCCGGCAATgacattctcatcatcatcatcatcgtcccgATCCAACTGGGATCAAAATTACAGCAATGGGGCTCCTGCTAGCGGCCAATGGAACCCAGGCGCCATCCAAAATGGCACTCATCTCAAACCCCTCGGACCCAGCATTGATGATTTTGGAATATTCAGCACAGATGCCAAAACCGTTCGTCGTTATCACCAAAGCTACCTGAATCACATGCATAAGcttcatccattcatcaacCTAACCGAATTGAGCGCAAGCATCGAATCATTCATTCAGAAATACTGCTTACCCGACGTTTCTGTTCCGGTAAACATCCTGAACAGTCATACCGCCGGTGACATACCACGCGGTGCGAAGAGGAAGCGTTCATGCGATACGCTACACGGTGCTGGATGCGACGTCCAGTTTCCCCCTGGCGCCAAACACGAAGGCTCTAGCGGACGTCGCGTGGAGAAGTCACTGGAAAATGCTATTGTTCTCTTGGTTCTTGCACTTGGCAGTATTTGTGAAGTTCAAGGAGCCATCCCTGGTCCAGTTACTGACACGCCTGTGGACTTTCAGAAGGAGCGGATTCCTGGACCCTCTACACGCAGCATGCTATCATCAGCAGATACAGAATTAGTTATGCAGTCCCAGGGAAGTTTCTTCTCGCAGACAAGTAACCATTCTTTTTCACCTGTTACCGGAGGGCAGAAGGCTGCTCCCGATCGGTCGCCATACCCGGACAATAGTCACTTACGGAACGTGGATGTCATTCCTGGCTTGGCATATTATGCGTATGCCGCGCAGATATTGGGGAGTCTACAAGGCGCGAACGGGCTCTATCATGTTCAAGCAGCCTTGTTAGCAGGACTCTATGCGGGGCAGCTAGCACATCCTTTCCAGAGCCATGGATGGATCTACCAGGCGGCCAGAGCATGCCAAGTGCTTGTCCGATCGTACgtttttctcctcttcctcctgggaATCCCGTGCTAATCAGTCTCAGGAAACGGTATGAGCAAATGAATGACGGCCCGCTGAAAGACCTATACAACTTTGCGTACTGGACCTGCCTGCAGCTCGAGAGGTAAGCACGCTGCTCTCGCTATGCGCTCCAGAAGTACTTATGAGTCGTTTCGCAGTGACATTCTTGCCGAACTGGATCTTCCGGCTAGTGGTATATCTCGCGCGGAAGCACGGATTGAGTTGCCGAAGGGCCGAACTCTCTCTTTGCCTAACGACCCTGCTGCTCCGAAcaccatgatgatgttcttttACTCCGCCCAGATCCATTTGAGAAAGGTTCTGAACCGTGTTCACACCGATCTATACAAAGTCGAAAGTAAGTTGACTCGAGGCAAGCGGGGGCTCTTGGCTGTACTAACGCCTCTTTACAGAACAGAATGAGAACAGGTGGTCTGCTAACGTACAGGAGATCCTGAGCATGAACCTTGAATTGTGGAGAAGCAGCTTACCCGACATAATGAGGTGGAAGGACGCGGACCCTCCACATGAGGACATCAATGTTGCTCGGATGCGAGCTAAATACTACGGCGCACGCTACATTATCCATCGTCCCCTCCTTTATTGGGCTCTGCATCATTCGCATCCTGCCGAGAATGGTCGATCAGCGTCAGTGGACTCTCCTACCGGATCAGCGATGTCGGGAGCGAAGTCGCAGCAGGTCTCGCCCTCAATGGCGCACAGCCAACGTGCTATCAATATGGCGCGATTGTCTAGTGATGTTGGTACCATGGGTCGATCGGCACCGACGCCAACCCCCGTTCCGACAGGATCGCGACCAGCACTTGCGTATCGCGATCTCAACCCGAAATTACGAAGAGCGTGCAAAGTGTGCATAGACTCCGCCATATTGAGTACCGAGGCTTTTGATGGCATCAAAGGTCGGCCGGTAGTAACTAATATCTTCGGCACAGCTCATGCGTAAGTGAAGTTCAACACAGGCCGTGAAATCGGATAGTGGTGTCGCTGAcctttctgtttctctgcTAGTCAATTCGGTAACATGCTTGTATTGTCAGCCACGTATATGTCGAGTCTTTCAGAGTTGGTTGACCGGAATGACCTTGATCGCTTGCTTAAGCGAACAATACGCTTCCTCCTTCAAAGCCGCGAGATATCGCCAACCCTACGCGCCGATGCAAAGATCCTCAGCGAGATATATGAGAAGATCTTTGGAGAGCCAGCCGATATCGTGGCTCCGTAATTATACTGACAACAGAGGCTGAGAATTCTGCGTTGCCTCTGGGCCGAGGCATAGAATTGGCCCCATACACCagattttgcttttttgttaTTCTTCACATGAATTTTGCGGGTCGATACAGTTAGCGGGAAAGGAATGTTCCTTGCATCTTTCTCCACAGGATACTAGACCACATTCTCCCGATTAGGATTGTGATACAGCATGTTATATACGGGGAGAGCTGCatggtggctggctggctcggTTTCCCCCTCGTTGATAATTGGTGATTTCTCGCAGCGTCTGTGATATGCATCTATGTTCTTTGTGCCATGCATGTGAAAGGGAGAGGTGGCTATCTGAGATTAACATTACCGTCATAGTTCTGGCAGTTTTCTGTCGTTGTTATTTCTGGGGGTTGGATTGCTGTGGGGTCaaattttgctttttctttggagTTCCTAGTGGCGTCGACTTGCATCCTGCTGTTCGCAGACAGGAAACGGATTGGGAGGGATGTCTGATTGCATTTCAGCGGATCAAGGATTTACCCCGCGTACAGTACACTCGAGGATTCCAATTACGGCCGTACAGTGCATGACTATCTATTTGTTTTTGGTGATAGAAGATTTACctccttttatttttttggtCTCCCCATTTCCCTCATGAGGGAGACGGGCCGATGGACGTTGAAGACGTGTTGGAGACAGGTGGTTTGAACTAGGCAGGATGATCAGCCATGCTAGGTATCACTGTGACCTATGTAGAGTTTAGTGGCAAATGTTCATTGCACCAGAACAAACGGGCATGGGCTTGTTGTCGCCGCCATGAGTGGTGCTCGGCCAGAGCATCCAAATGCGCTGGCATCCCGATTGGGAAATGTTTGATTCGCCCAGATCATCTCTCGGCTGCTAACGTGAATAGCTCATATGCACCACCGTGGGCTCCTTTTCTGTCTCTGGCATGGCGTGCAGCTAATCAATTTGTCCTGCCAGTTGTCATGGTCTCAGCTAATGCTGCATGTCACTCACTCATTGGAAGGGAGTGGGTGAGCGGCCCATCCTCGGGCTTTCATTTAAGTTGCGTGACAACCCCAAGCATGCAGTATTCAGACTAAGTAGATACTCTGCTATTATCCCCCTTTGCCAGTAAATGTTGAAATGGAGTTTCTTGAGGTGTTTCGGGGTCGGTTGTTGAGGTGGTCAAGTTACAGCTTACTTGGTAGAACTGATGCACTTGGCTGATGATctagctaactaactagcccGCTAGTATCCAATGTGTCTAATGATCGCTAGACGCGCCATCTTGGAGCGTAAGTTGGCTGTAGGGTTGTGGGAAAATGGATGTAATTAATTAAGTGGAAGCGTATACATATCTTGATGAGTAGTGTCTTATTTCACGAAACGTGGATATTATGGGTCTAgtagtgttgttgttgttcagtGTTTCAGTCGGAAGGAACCTGCACGGCCATGGCTAGAGAGGTATGTCTTGCATGCAGATGTTGGACGTATGTAGTAAGTAGAGTTCCTGCTGCCAGATAAACTAATCTCTATCTCAATCGGGATTAATAATAGGAGGTTAATTTTGCTTGTTCGGTGAGCATATTCTCTATTTCCGCTGAGAGTATGAAGTGAACTACTTGTATGCATGAGGGATGTACATATGGGCTCTTCAGGGTTAGAAGGGTACTACTCAGGGCTCAGTAAGCGTGAGTGCGTAATGGAAGTCAGCTCAGCTCTGGGAATGGGGATGATATGACGTATCAGCTTTGAAGGAGCTTAAGTGGCAGCCACTGAAGTGGTTACCAATCGGGCGatttgggggagggaaagttGGGACTACTAGTAGGTAAGAAGGAGGGATCCCAGCAAGAAAGTGTAAGAAAGCCAGTCCAGTCCATGAAGGGTAGAACCtatgaaggaaggaatgaatCGTGGTCCAGCCAGCCTCTTCGATGGGGACCCCCCAGCACGTGCCCGGGACTCCCCGGCCACCCTCCCCAGCCTCACCGCGAGTTTTCTTCAATTTCCTTCCGATTCCCTCGCATTTTCGCTGAATCCCTCGCAGGTGATGGAAGATCGAGAGAAGCGGCTTGAGTGTGCCATGACctccaactaactaacttCTTGTACTGTAAGTAGTACTTTCTCACATTTacattctccatcttccctttAGAGATCCGATGAATGCTTCAACCCATCAAACTA includes the following:
- the clcA gene encoding putative C6 finger domain protein (COG:S;~EggNog:ENOG410PK6N;~InterPro:IPR036864,IPR001138;~PFAM:PF00172;~go_function: GO:0000981 - DNA-binding transcription factor activity, RNA polymerase II-specific [Evidence IEA];~go_function: GO:0008270 - zinc ion binding [Evidence IEA];~go_process: GO:0006355 - regulation of transcription, DNA-templated [Evidence IEA]), with translation MTIPLSRLSTVDPRQPAISGHNRGLLNADVVPINDKQKVFLAGSGPPSPMHRVQPLDGSHGPPSAPAVYEQPWRPPYSSSYDGHPADQRRTSNAPQPALPPHGYPINPNRELPQLPPDGPYARQGSLPGPVHTPPEAPTPHPSFRPMNGTPHEAAPHSAPPDYRSRMSFTPQEPHSNGDAPLPAHTLPPTQYPTPVPHMSSHTPTPYDSGLYGNQAYGIRQQRKAARAQQACDQCRTRKAKCDEGRPACSHCKENNLICVYKEVPPHKQEKATQLLLDRISQLEDGLNEKIERINALQVEHSNQLTALYPRLKEAKAISTKETTEKPAIPRISKADIPDILQKTETKEEDMNAIVGQELERAEGEVIPQGEDGDLSIPVEHTTAAHKLLSWPSIKALLEPREYDEDYVMKLEEERGLILVYGRGEGHDTSESPAMTFSSSSSSSRSNWDQNYSNGAPASGQWNPGAIQNGTHLKPLGPSIDDFGIFSTDAKTVRRYHQSYLNHMHKLHPFINLTELSASIESFIQKYCLPDVSVPVNILNSHTAGDIPRGAKRKRSCDTLHGAGCDVQFPPGAKHEGSSGRRVEKSLENAIVLLVLALGSICEVQGAIPGPVTDTPVDFQKERIPGPSTRSMLSSADTELVMQSQGSFFSQTSNHSFSPVTGGQKAAPDRSPYPDNSHLRNVDVIPGLAYYAYAAQILGSLQGANGLYHVQAALLAGLYAGQLAHPFQSHGWIYQAARACQVLVRSKRYEQMNDGPLKDLYNFAYWTCLQLESDILAELDLPASGISRAEARIELPKGRTLSLPNDPAAPNTMMMFFYSAQIHLRKVLNRVHTDLYKVEKQNENRWSANVQEILSMNLELWRSSLPDIMRWKDADPPHEDINVARMRAKYYGARYIIHRPLLYWALHHSHPAENGRSASVDSPTGSAMSGAKSQQVSPSMAHSQRAINMARLSSDVGTMGRSAPTPTPVPTGSRPALAYRDLNPKLRRACKVCIDSAILSTEAFDGIKGRPVVTNIFGTAHAQFGNMLVLSATYMSSLSELVDRNDLDRLLKRTIRFLLQSREISPTLRADAKILSEIYEKIFGEPADIVAP